The following are encoded in a window of Rosa chinensis cultivar Old Blush chromosome 4, RchiOBHm-V2, whole genome shotgun sequence genomic DNA:
- the LOC121052653 gene encoding putative defensin-like protein 30 gives MASTNFARCCFVGILCISVLLLSSGHAVVDEIPAEVPAGGTLLNVGSCSKFADCNKYCQENYSRILGGFCKELSPGGESFCLCKV, from the exons ATGGCTTCCACCAACTTTGCTCGATGCTGTTTCGTTGGAATCCTATGCATTTCTGTACTTCTTCTCAGCTCAG GCCATGCAGTTGTAGATGAAATACCTGCAGAAGTTCCTGCAGGGGGAACTTTGCTTAATGTAGGGTCTTGCTCAAAGTTTGCTGACTGCAACAAGTATTGCCAAGAGAATTACAGTCGTATATTGGGTGGGTTTTGCAAAGAGCTTTCTCCTGGGGGAGAAAGCTTTTGCTTGTGTAAAGTGTAA
- the LOC112198533 gene encoding uncharacterized protein LOC112198533 isoform X1: MSLVSQTPVLHIRSLTILILFATKLPSLGLHLGTKITFVLLEEHILHKKFVTTRHLLADWRMEMVQKFGVWFGLGLDSNFFMGGPFRILLRSCNPISLLRVPAKNPSPLYFPALFPTKTSLFSLNPLHSLSLSLSLSLTEAAAMEANRTPKRPLGIRTRSQSEIQLHRTRSGRVINSYLTSSESDRKRPRPMDSSDGNVLLNSLIKDLRVKRVFSQTYKPPENLINDAKSSAVFSVAEPDGNSKEAKSDQVESCGNRFDCSAPDMDKSKSKEPENLGLGFLAESPNSADKIGGGFGSDPESSQTSPPEARANGVELKIDNETKMVLKNRKRVFKAPSSFSYRRMLPYLKDITKDNSCMLDFCELTNRGKGLEGKSFRSKLVSDNQETSVHQFTKQNFSTECHDIDCSTQLETVQVSSHVLSSGNDFSSVSPEYVPKSPPIIVVDQCLPKPPVDGQNEKIDLGVSCEVQKLNVSEPFRSSAMEDSQINTDGVMVMCTDDNTPVQNVDTAVKDDIVSSSEDQNVKDINPQSSSIMDDRYSSKDDKVVQHKENSNQAQNEGIRKTDMGYPCKVRHPNHVNEQRVGDAEEALNQICDLNEESIQMTPPDAEILDKLQVEVKGIGRAGYLHQSTDQGLGKTSSGINHIDASWVDLGHECSPKRKPVLNPCSRLKLFKSPGSVSYKRLLPFLMNMEKRTSVSSHFESTVKDLEQRQPPTPSQLGPPMDKSNVILFHTEPGTTTPQLTNANGSSNVDGPNLTFPKCVSGSQMSSNVQKEMHGQHSVSGKQSKLDISPDIVVSLGQEAELPVPILGPNKTESPSEKDGARISYPELPVTRVLSLGTVKDCIRSKATLTDGGKPVEANYLGHNSSEIDATVSSVTQVDAVRKGILKRNPRGCRGLCTCLNCASFRLQAERAFEFSQNQMQDAEEVALDLMAELSKLRKLLEKSAVAANDDVVTLNEVKSACRKASEAEVLARNRLGEMNYDLNIHCRITCLHGPRVRFANHSEEKVIPKAKCSSD; the protein is encoded by the exons ATGAGTCTAGTATCCCAAACACCTGTATTGCATATCAGATCACTCACCATATTAATCTTATTTGCAACCAAATTACCTTCTCTAGGCCTGCACCTCGGCACCAAAATTACCTTCGTACTCTTGGAGGAGCATATTCTCCACAAGAAATTTGTTACAACAAGGCACTTATTGGCAGATTGGAGAATGGAGATGGTGCAAAAATTTGGTGTCTGGTTTGGGTTGGGTCTGGATTCTAATTTCTTCATGGGCGGCCCGTTCCGCATTTTGTTAAGATCGTGTAACCCAATATCTCTTCTCCGGGTTCCCGCCAAAAATCCCTCGCCCCTTTACTTTCCCGCTCTCTTTCCCACCAaaacctctctcttctctctaaacccgcttcactctctctctctctctctctctctctctctcactgaaGCGGCGGCCATGGAAGCAAATCGAACTCCCAAGCGACCTCTGGGCATCCGCACCCGCAGCCAATCAGAGATCCAGCTCCACCGCACCCGCTCGGGTCGGGTCATCAACAGCTACCTCACTAGCTCCGAGTCAGACCGGAAAAGACCCAGACCAATGGATTCTTCCGACGGCAACGTCCTCCTCAACTCCCTGATTAAGGACCTCCGCGTCAAACGGGTCTTTTCCCAAACCTACAAGCCGCCCGAGAATCTAATCAACGACGCCAAATCCAGCGCCGTATTCTCTGTGGCTGAACCGGACGGTAATTCAAAGGAGGCGAAGAGTGATCAGGTCGAGAGTTGTGGAAATCGGTTTGATTGCTCAGCTCCAGATATGGATAAGTCCAAGAGTAAAGAGCCTGAAAATTTGGGATTAGGGTTTCTGGCTGAATCCCCAAATTCTGCAGATAAGATTGGCGGTGGTTTCGGTTCCGATCCGGAATCTTCTCAGACCTCACCACCTGAGGCGAGGGCAAATGGAGTTGAGCTCAAAATCGATAACGAAACCAAAATG GTCCTTAAGAATCGAAAGAGAGTGTTTAAAGCGCCCAGCTCGTTTAGTTATAGAAGAATGCTTCCTTATCTGAAGGATATCACCAAAGACAACTCTT GCATGCTAGATTTCTGTGAATTGACAAATCGTGGTAAAGGTTTGGAAGGAAAATCTTTCCGGAGTAAGCTTGTTTCtgataatcaagaaacttctGTTCATCAATTTACTAAACAAAATTTCTCTACAGAGTGTCATGACATTGATTGTTCTACTCAGCTGGAAACTGTACAAGTTTCTTCCCATGTTTTATCTAGTGGTAATGACTTCAGTTCAGTATCTCCTGAATATGTTCCTAAATCACCGCCTATAATAGTGGTTGATCAGTGTCTGCCAAAGCCACCTGTTGATGGACAGAATGAGAAAATTGATTTGGGAGTATCTTGTGAAGTTCAGAAGTTAAATGTCTCAGAACCTTTTCGCTCTTCAGCTATGGAGGATTCTCAAATTAACACAGATGGTGTAATGGTCATGTGTACTGATGATAATACACCAGTGCAGAATGTGGATACTGCTGTTAAGGATGATATTGTGTCCTCTTCCGAAGATCAAAACGTGAAAGACATAAATCCCCAGTCATCTTCAATCATGGATGACAGATATTCATCTAAGGACGATAAAGTGGTTCAGCACAAGGAAAACTCAAACCAGGCTCAGAATGAAGGGATTAGAAAAACTGATATGGGGTATCCTTGTAAAGTCCGACATCCAAATCATGTAAATGAGCAGAGAGTTGGTGATGCTGAAGAGGCTTTGAATCAGATATGTGACTTGAATGAAGAATCTATCCAGATGACACCGCCAGATGCTGAGATCCTTGATAAATTACAGGTGGAAGTAAAAGGAATTGGTAGAGCCGGATATCTTCATCAGAGTACAGATCAAGGTCTTGGGAAGACAAGCAGTGGAATTAATCATATAGACGCTTCATGGGTTGATCTTGGACATGAATGTAGTCCTAAGAGAAAACCG GTTTTAAATCCATGTTCAAGGCTGAAGTTATTTAAAAGTCCGGGGTCAGTCAGCTATAAAAGATTGCTTCCATTTCTTATGAATATGGAAAAAA GGACTTCAGTATCCAGTCATTTTGAAAGTACTGTTAAGGATCTGGAACAAAGGCAACCACCGACTCCTTCTCAGCTAGGACCTCCGATGGATAAATCAAATGTTATTTTGTTTCATACAGAGCCTGGCACAACAACACCTCAATTGACAAATGCTAATGGTTCATCTAATGTTGATGGACCAAATTTAACATTTCCTAAATGTGTCAGTGGATCTCAAATGTCATCTAATGTACAAAAGGAAATGCATGGTCAACATTCTGTGTCGGGTAAACAGAGTAAACTGGACATTTCCCCTGACATTGTCGTGAGTTTGGGACAGGAAGCTGAACTACCTGTTCCTATATTGGGTCCTAATAAGACTGAATCTCCTTCCGAAAAAGATGGTGCAAGAATATCCTATCCAGAATTACCAGTCACAAGGGTGTTATCTCTTGGCACTGTCAAGGACTGCATACGCTCAAAAGCAACCTTAACTGATGGTGGGAAGCCGGTGGAAGCCAATTACTTGGGTCATAACTCATCTGAAATTGATGCCACAGTTTCTTCAGTTACTCAGGTGGATGCAGTCAGAAAAGGGATCCTTAAAAGAAATCCACGAGGATGCAGAGGACTCTGCACTTGTTTGAATTGTGCCTCGTTTCGACTCCAAGCAGAGAGAGCATTTGAGTTCTCGCAAAATCAGATGCAAGATGCTGAAGAAGTAGCTTTGGATTTGATGGCGGAATTATCAAAATTGCGTAAATTATTAGAAAAGTCAGCTGTCGCTGCAAATGATGATGTCGTCACTTTAAATGAG GTGAAAAGTGCTTGCAGGAAAGCATCTGAAGCAGAAGTCCTTGCAAGAAACCGTCTTGGGGAAATGAATTATGATCTCAACATTCACTGCAGAATCACA TGCTTGCATGGACCAAGGGTCAGGTTTGCAAATCACAGTGAAGAAAAAGTCATTCCAAAAGCAAAGTGTTCAAGTGATTAG
- the LOC112198533 gene encoding uncharacterized protein LOC112198533 isoform X2: MSLVSQTPVLHIRSLTILILFATKLPSLGLHLGTKITFVLLEEHILHKKFVTTRHLLADWRMEMVQKFGVWFGLGLDSNFFMGGPFRILLRSCNPISLLRVPAKNPSPLYFPALFPTKTSLFSLNPLHSLSLSLSLSLTEAAAMEANRTPKRPLGIRTRSQSEIQLHRTRSGRVINSYLTSSESDRKRPRPMDSSDGNVLLNSLIKDLRVKRVFSQTYKPPENLINDAKSSAVFSVAEPDGNSKEAKSDQVESCGNRFDCSAPDMDKSKSKEPENLGLGFLAESPNSADKIGGGFGSDPESSQTSPPEARANGVELKIDNETKMVLKNRKRVFKAPSSFSYRRMLPYLKDITKDNSCMLDFCELTNRECHDIDCSTQLETVQVSSHVLSSGNDFSSVSPEYVPKSPPIIVVDQCLPKPPVDGQNEKIDLGVSCEVQKLNVSEPFRSSAMEDSQINTDGVMVMCTDDNTPVQNVDTAVKDDIVSSSEDQNVKDINPQSSSIMDDRYSSKDDKVVQHKENSNQAQNEGIRKTDMGYPCKVRHPNHVNEQRVGDAEEALNQICDLNEESIQMTPPDAEILDKLQVEVKGIGRAGYLHQSTDQGLGKTSSGINHIDASWVDLGHECSPKRKPVLNPCSRLKLFKSPGSVSYKRLLPFLMNMEKRTSVSSHFESTVKDLEQRQPPTPSQLGPPMDKSNVILFHTEPGTTTPQLTNANGSSNVDGPNLTFPKCVSGSQMSSNVQKEMHGQHSVSGKQSKLDISPDIVVSLGQEAELPVPILGPNKTESPSEKDGARISYPELPVTRVLSLGTVKDCIRSKATLTDGGKPVEANYLGHNSSEIDATVSSVTQVDAVRKGILKRNPRGCRGLCTCLNCASFRLQAERAFEFSQNQMQDAEEVALDLMAELSKLRKLLEKSAVAANDDVVTLNEVKSACRKASEAEVLARNRLGEMNYDLNIHCRITCLHGPRVRFANHSEEKVIPKAKCSSD, translated from the exons ATGAGTCTAGTATCCCAAACACCTGTATTGCATATCAGATCACTCACCATATTAATCTTATTTGCAACCAAATTACCTTCTCTAGGCCTGCACCTCGGCACCAAAATTACCTTCGTACTCTTGGAGGAGCATATTCTCCACAAGAAATTTGTTACAACAAGGCACTTATTGGCAGATTGGAGAATGGAGATGGTGCAAAAATTTGGTGTCTGGTTTGGGTTGGGTCTGGATTCTAATTTCTTCATGGGCGGCCCGTTCCGCATTTTGTTAAGATCGTGTAACCCAATATCTCTTCTCCGGGTTCCCGCCAAAAATCCCTCGCCCCTTTACTTTCCCGCTCTCTTTCCCACCAaaacctctctcttctctctaaacccgcttcactctctctctctctctctctctctctctctcactgaaGCGGCGGCCATGGAAGCAAATCGAACTCCCAAGCGACCTCTGGGCATCCGCACCCGCAGCCAATCAGAGATCCAGCTCCACCGCACCCGCTCGGGTCGGGTCATCAACAGCTACCTCACTAGCTCCGAGTCAGACCGGAAAAGACCCAGACCAATGGATTCTTCCGACGGCAACGTCCTCCTCAACTCCCTGATTAAGGACCTCCGCGTCAAACGGGTCTTTTCCCAAACCTACAAGCCGCCCGAGAATCTAATCAACGACGCCAAATCCAGCGCCGTATTCTCTGTGGCTGAACCGGACGGTAATTCAAAGGAGGCGAAGAGTGATCAGGTCGAGAGTTGTGGAAATCGGTTTGATTGCTCAGCTCCAGATATGGATAAGTCCAAGAGTAAAGAGCCTGAAAATTTGGGATTAGGGTTTCTGGCTGAATCCCCAAATTCTGCAGATAAGATTGGCGGTGGTTTCGGTTCCGATCCGGAATCTTCTCAGACCTCACCACCTGAGGCGAGGGCAAATGGAGTTGAGCTCAAAATCGATAACGAAACCAAAATG GTCCTTAAGAATCGAAAGAGAGTGTTTAAAGCGCCCAGCTCGTTTAGTTATAGAAGAATGCTTCCTTATCTGAAGGATATCACCAAAGACAACTCTT GCATGCTAGATTTCTGTGAATTGACAAATCGTG AGTGTCATGACATTGATTGTTCTACTCAGCTGGAAACTGTACAAGTTTCTTCCCATGTTTTATCTAGTGGTAATGACTTCAGTTCAGTATCTCCTGAATATGTTCCTAAATCACCGCCTATAATAGTGGTTGATCAGTGTCTGCCAAAGCCACCTGTTGATGGACAGAATGAGAAAATTGATTTGGGAGTATCTTGTGAAGTTCAGAAGTTAAATGTCTCAGAACCTTTTCGCTCTTCAGCTATGGAGGATTCTCAAATTAACACAGATGGTGTAATGGTCATGTGTACTGATGATAATACACCAGTGCAGAATGTGGATACTGCTGTTAAGGATGATATTGTGTCCTCTTCCGAAGATCAAAACGTGAAAGACATAAATCCCCAGTCATCTTCAATCATGGATGACAGATATTCATCTAAGGACGATAAAGTGGTTCAGCACAAGGAAAACTCAAACCAGGCTCAGAATGAAGGGATTAGAAAAACTGATATGGGGTATCCTTGTAAAGTCCGACATCCAAATCATGTAAATGAGCAGAGAGTTGGTGATGCTGAAGAGGCTTTGAATCAGATATGTGACTTGAATGAAGAATCTATCCAGATGACACCGCCAGATGCTGAGATCCTTGATAAATTACAGGTGGAAGTAAAAGGAATTGGTAGAGCCGGATATCTTCATCAGAGTACAGATCAAGGTCTTGGGAAGACAAGCAGTGGAATTAATCATATAGACGCTTCATGGGTTGATCTTGGACATGAATGTAGTCCTAAGAGAAAACCG GTTTTAAATCCATGTTCAAGGCTGAAGTTATTTAAAAGTCCGGGGTCAGTCAGCTATAAAAGATTGCTTCCATTTCTTATGAATATGGAAAAAA GGACTTCAGTATCCAGTCATTTTGAAAGTACTGTTAAGGATCTGGAACAAAGGCAACCACCGACTCCTTCTCAGCTAGGACCTCCGATGGATAAATCAAATGTTATTTTGTTTCATACAGAGCCTGGCACAACAACACCTCAATTGACAAATGCTAATGGTTCATCTAATGTTGATGGACCAAATTTAACATTTCCTAAATGTGTCAGTGGATCTCAAATGTCATCTAATGTACAAAAGGAAATGCATGGTCAACATTCTGTGTCGGGTAAACAGAGTAAACTGGACATTTCCCCTGACATTGTCGTGAGTTTGGGACAGGAAGCTGAACTACCTGTTCCTATATTGGGTCCTAATAAGACTGAATCTCCTTCCGAAAAAGATGGTGCAAGAATATCCTATCCAGAATTACCAGTCACAAGGGTGTTATCTCTTGGCACTGTCAAGGACTGCATACGCTCAAAAGCAACCTTAACTGATGGTGGGAAGCCGGTGGAAGCCAATTACTTGGGTCATAACTCATCTGAAATTGATGCCACAGTTTCTTCAGTTACTCAGGTGGATGCAGTCAGAAAAGGGATCCTTAAAAGAAATCCACGAGGATGCAGAGGACTCTGCACTTGTTTGAATTGTGCCTCGTTTCGACTCCAAGCAGAGAGAGCATTTGAGTTCTCGCAAAATCAGATGCAAGATGCTGAAGAAGTAGCTTTGGATTTGATGGCGGAATTATCAAAATTGCGTAAATTATTAGAAAAGTCAGCTGTCGCTGCAAATGATGATGTCGTCACTTTAAATGAG GTGAAAAGTGCTTGCAGGAAAGCATCTGAAGCAGAAGTCCTTGCAAGAAACCGTCTTGGGGAAATGAATTATGATCTCAACATTCACTGCAGAATCACA TGCTTGCATGGACCAAGGGTCAGGTTTGCAAATCACAGTGAAGAAAAAGTCATTCCAAAAGCAAAGTGTTCAAGTGATTAG